Proteins from a single region of Strix uralensis isolate ZFMK-TIS-50842 chromosome 12, bStrUra1, whole genome shotgun sequence:
- the MAF gene encoding transcription factor Maf isoform X1, which translates to MASELAMSSSDLPTSPLAMEYVNDFDLMKFEVKKEPVETDRIISQCGRLIAGGSLSSTPMSTPCSSVPPSPSFSAPSPGSGTDQKTHLEDYYWMTGYPQQLNPEALGFSPEDAVEALINSSHHPLPGAFDGYARGQQLAAAAGAGGSVPAEEMGSAAAVVSAVIAAAAAQGGAPHYHHHHHHPHHGGGGGGGGHPHAAAPGSAPPSSASSAAGSGGGGGGGGGGGAGGLHHPHHGGGGGGGGGGLHFDDRFSDEQLVTMSVRELNRQLRGVSKEEVIRLKQKRRTLKNRGYAQSCRFKRVQQRHVLESEKNQLLQQVEHLKQEISRLVRERDAYKEKYEKLVSNGFRENGSSSDNPSSPEFFMYPRESSTTVM; encoded by the coding sequence ATGGCATCAGAACTGGCAATGAGCAGCTCCGACCTGCCCACCAGTCCCCTGGCCATGGAATATGTTAATGACTTCGATCTGATGAAGTTTGAAGTGAAAAAGGAGCCGGTGGAGACCGATCGCATTATCAGCCAGTGCGGCCGCTTGATCGCCGGGGGATCGCTCTCTTCCACCCCGATGAGCACGCCCTGCAGCTCCGTGCCCCCGTCCCCCAGCTTCTCGGCGCCCAGCCCCGGCTCCGGCACCGACCAGAAGACCCACCTGGAAGACTACTACTGGATGACGGGCTACCCGCAGCAGCTCAACCCGGAGGCGCTGGGCTTCAGCCCCGAGGACGCGGTGGAGGCGCTGATCAACAGCAGCCACCACCCGCTGCCCGGCGCCTTCGATGGCTATGCTAGAGGGCAGCAGCTGGCCGCGGCCGCCGGCGCCGGCGGCTCCGTGCCGGCCGAGGAGATGGGCTCGGCGGCCGCCGTGGTGTCGGCGGTGatcgccgcggcggcggcgcagggcgGCGCGccccactaccaccaccaccaccaccacccgcaccacggcggcggcggcggcggcggcgggcaccCCCACGCCGCGGCGCCGGGCAGCGCGCCGCCCTCCTCCGCCTCCTCGGCCgccggctccggcggcggcggcggcggcggcggcggcggcggcgccggggggcTGCACCACCCGCaccacggcggcggcggcggcggcggcggcggcggcctccaCTTCGACGACCGCTTCTCCGACGAGCAGCTGGTGACCATGTCGGTGCGGGAGCTCAACCGGCAGCTGCGGGGCGTCAGCAAGGAAGAGGTGATCCGGCTGAAGCAGAAGAGGAGGACCCTCAAAAACAGGGGCTATGCCCAGTCCTGCCGCTTCAAGAGGGTCCAGCAGCGGCACGTCCTGGAGTCGGAGAAGaaccagctgctgcagcaagTGGAGCACCTAAAGCAGGAGATCTCCAGGCTGGTCCGGGAGAGGGACGCCTACAAGGAAAAGTACGAGAAGCTGGTCAGCAATGGCTTCAGAGAAAACGGATCCAGCAGCGACAACCCTTCCTCTCCAGAGTTTTTCAT
- the MAF gene encoding transcription factor Maf isoform X2: MASELAMSSSDLPTSPLAMEYVNDFDLMKFEVKKEPVETDRIISQCGRLIAGGSLSSTPMSTPCSSVPPSPSFSAPSPGSGTDQKTHLEDYYWMTGYPQQLNPEALGFSPEDAVEALINSSHHPLPGAFDGYARGQQLAAAAGAGGSVPAEEMGSAAAVVSAVIAAAAAQGGAPHYHHHHHHPHHGGGGGGGGHPHAAAPGSAPPSSASSAAGSGGGGGGGGGGGAGGLHHPHHGGGGGGGGGGLHFDDRFSDEQLVTMSVRELNRQLRGVSKEEVIRLKQKRRTLKNRGYAQSCRFKRVQQRHVLESEKNQLLQQVEHLKQEISRLVRERDAYKEKYEKLVSNGFRENGSSSDNPSSPEFFMP, from the coding sequence ATGGCATCAGAACTGGCAATGAGCAGCTCCGACCTGCCCACCAGTCCCCTGGCCATGGAATATGTTAATGACTTCGATCTGATGAAGTTTGAAGTGAAAAAGGAGCCGGTGGAGACCGATCGCATTATCAGCCAGTGCGGCCGCTTGATCGCCGGGGGATCGCTCTCTTCCACCCCGATGAGCACGCCCTGCAGCTCCGTGCCCCCGTCCCCCAGCTTCTCGGCGCCCAGCCCCGGCTCCGGCACCGACCAGAAGACCCACCTGGAAGACTACTACTGGATGACGGGCTACCCGCAGCAGCTCAACCCGGAGGCGCTGGGCTTCAGCCCCGAGGACGCGGTGGAGGCGCTGATCAACAGCAGCCACCACCCGCTGCCCGGCGCCTTCGATGGCTATGCTAGAGGGCAGCAGCTGGCCGCGGCCGCCGGCGCCGGCGGCTCCGTGCCGGCCGAGGAGATGGGCTCGGCGGCCGCCGTGGTGTCGGCGGTGatcgccgcggcggcggcgcagggcgGCGCGccccactaccaccaccaccaccaccacccgcaccacggcggcggcggcggcggcggcgggcaccCCCACGCCGCGGCGCCGGGCAGCGCGCCGCCCTCCTCCGCCTCCTCGGCCgccggctccggcggcggcggcggcggcggcggcggcggcggcgccggggggcTGCACCACCCGCaccacggcggcggcggcggcggcggcggcggcggcctccaCTTCGACGACCGCTTCTCCGACGAGCAGCTGGTGACCATGTCGGTGCGGGAGCTCAACCGGCAGCTGCGGGGCGTCAGCAAGGAAGAGGTGATCCGGCTGAAGCAGAAGAGGAGGACCCTCAAAAACAGGGGCTATGCCCAGTCCTGCCGCTTCAAGAGGGTCCAGCAGCGGCACGTCCTGGAGTCGGAGAAGaaccagctgctgcagcaagTGGAGCACCTAAAGCAGGAGATCTCCAGGCTGGTCCGGGAGAGGGACGCCTACAAGGAAAAGTACGAGAAGCTGGTCAGCAATGGCTTCAGAGAAAACGGATCCAGCAGCGACAACCCTTCCTCTCCAGAGTTTTTCAT